A stretch of DNA from Bacillus solimangrovi:
CTTCTAGATATGAAAGGTATCAATGCTCGTATCGAACCTGGTGCAGTTATTCGTGACCAAGTTGAAATTGGTGATAATGCAGTTATCATGATGGGTGCAATGATTAACATCGGTTCAGTTGTAGGAGAAGGTACGATGATCGATATGAATGTCGTTCTTGGTGGACGTGCAACAGTAGGAAAGAATTGTCACATCGGAGCTGGAGCAGTACTTGCGGGTGTAATTGAGCCACCTTCTGCAAGTCCAGTTATCATTGAAGATAATGTAGTTGTTGGTGCAAATGCAGTTATTTTAGAAGGAGTTAAAGTCGGTGAAGGCGCAGTTGTTGCTGCTGGGGCGATCGTAACGAAAGACGTACCAGCAAACACTCTAGTTGCAGGTACACCAGCTCGTGT
This window harbors:
- the dapD gene encoding 2,3,4,5-tetrahydropyridine-2,6-dicarboxylate N-acetyltransferase, with translation MKQMDANEIISFIQNSTKSTPVKVHIKGELEGIEFGADTQTFITGNTGVLFGEWKDIKKALDENKGKVEDFVVENDRRNSAIPLLDMKGINARIEPGAVIRDQVEIGDNAVIMMGAMINIGSVVGEGTMIDMNVVLGGRATVGKNCHIGAGAVLAGVIEPPSASPVIIEDNVVVGANAVILEGVKVGEGAVVAAGAIVTKDVPANTLVAGTPARVLKEIDDQTRGKTEIMQELRQLNKED